Within Halarchaeum grantii, the genomic segment TGACGGCTACTCCATCGGTGCCGGCCACTTCATCCACGCCGTCCGCCGGAACATCGACATCACGTACGTCGTGATGGACAACCGCATCTACGGGCTCACGAAGGGGCAGGCCTCGCCGACGAGCCGCGAGGACTTCGAGACCGCGACGACGCCGGAGGGCCCGAAGCAGCCGCCGGTCAACCCGCTCGCGCTCGCGCTCTCCGCCGGCGGGAGCTTCATCGCGCAGTCCTTCTCCTCGAACGCCCTGCGCCACCAGGAGATCGTCCAGAAGGCCATCGAGCACGACGGCTTCTCGCTCGTCAACACCTTCAGCCCCTGCGTGACCTTCAACGACGTCGACACCTACGACTACTTCCGCGACTCCATCGTCGACCTGGACGAGACGGAGCACGACCCGACCGACCGGGACGCCGCGAAGGAGAAGATCCTCGACAGCGAGAAGGAGTACATCGGCGTGCTCTGGGAGGACGAGGACGCGGTCGACTACAACACCGCCCACGGCGTCGAGGGCAACATGGCGGACATCGACGAGTCCGGCGCCCCCGAGGGCGCGACCGACCTCGTCCGGGAGTTCTACTGAGCGGCCCCCGGACGCGGTGACGCCGCCGCTGCGGTCGGTGAACCACAGCTATTTTGCGGATGGTGCGCGGCCATCGGGACGAACGATGACGCGACGACAGATGACGCGACGCGGGGGCGGAGTCCGATGACCGAGACGAGCACGCGACGAGACGTCCTTCGAGGGGTCGGCGTCGCGGTGACGGGCGTCGCCGTCGCGGGCTGTTCGACGGGCGGTAGTTCGGGCGACGGATCCGGCGGGAGCGACGGCGGCGAGGAGCAGTCGGGCTCGTGGTTCCCGTCGCCGGACGCGCTCGGCACGTCGGGACCCTACCGGTCGCAGTACGGTGACGTCGCTGCGCTCCGGTCGGCCGCCTCCTCCGTGGACGCGACGAGCGTGGTCGAGAGCCGCATGGGCGCGAGCGCGGCGACCCGACTCGTCTCGGACCCGAGCAGCATCGAGGCCGTCGGGCGCGCGGCGGCGGCGAGCGGCACCGACCAGTTCCTCGCGGTCGCGGGGACGTTCGCGGCGTCCGACGTCCGGACGTCCTTCGAGTCCGTGGAGACGCAGGGGACGACGACGGTCGGTTCGTACACCGTCCACCGACTCGGCAACGAGAACGTGCTCGGGGTGCGGGACGGCGTCGCCATCGCGGCGTCGGACGCCGACACCGTTCGGACGGTCGCGGACGTGCGCGCCGGTGAGGCCGACTCCTACGCGGACGCCGTCCCGATGTACGCGGAGACGGCGGCGCCGCTCGCGGACGCGCACCTGCGGACGCTTCGCCCCGTGCGGTCGAACGCGACCGCGACCTTCGAAGGCCTGCGGTTCCGCGGCCAGAGCATGACGGTCGTGGACGGCGAACTGCGTGTGGTCGCGGCGCTGTGCTTCGAGGACGACGCGAGCGTTCCCGAGTCCGAGATTCGGGACCGGGTGTCGTCGAGCACGGAGGGGAGCGAGAGCTCGACGCTCGAGTCGGTGACCGTCGAGGGGCGCGTGGCGGTCGTAACGGTGACGCAACCGCTCTCGCGACTGTCGGGCTGACGCGAGCGCCGGGCGTCTGACGACCGGCGATAAGTGTCCCCGGAGAAACGTCGGAATAGCGCCGGTGAGGCGGCTATTCAGCAAGACTGATTAGCGCGTCGTGGGTTCGGTTGTGTATGACTGACCACTTCGACGTGGTTATCGCCGGGGCAGGTCCCGCCGGCGCGCAGTGCGCCCGGGACCTCGCTGAACGCGACTACGACGTCCTCGTCTTGGAGACGGAGAACGAGGACGACTTCCCGCGCCAGAGCAACAAGTCCACCGCCGGGACCTTCCCCTCGATGATGGGCGCGTTCGGCGTCCCCGACGACGTCGTGATGAACTTCACGGACAGCGTCGTCATCGAGTCGCCCAACGACCACTTCGCGCAGACGCAGCCGGGCGCCGTCCTCGAGTTCGGGGACTTCAAGCGCTTCCTCGTGCGCGACGGGCGCGAGGCGGGTGCGGAGTACCGCTTCGACTCGCGCGCGACCGCGCCCATCACGGAGAACGGCAGCGTGGTCGGCGTCCGCTACAACGGCGACGAGGAGGTTCGCGCGGACGTCGTCGTGGACGCGACGGGGCCGGCGGCGCCGCTCGCGAAGCAACTCGGCGTCGTCGACCTCGAGCGCGAGAACCAGGCCATCGGCATCGAGTGGGAGATGGAGGGCGTCGAGGTGGACCACCCCGACTACGCGGACCTGACGGACGCGATGATGCTCCGCCTCGACCACGACCTCGCCCCCGGTGGCTACTCGTGGATCTTCCACACGGGCGGCGACACCGCGAAGGTCGGTCTCTGCTACATCCAGAACGAGAAGTACCACTCGAACAAGGAGGGCCTCAGCATCGACGGCTTCCTCGAGAAGTGGCTGGACAACGACCCCCGCTTCGCGGACGCGGAGAAAATCGCGGGCAAGCAGCACCGGGGGAGCGCACACATCCAGCCGCCGGGGAGCCTCTCGACGGACGGTTTCATGGCCATCGGCGACACCGTCCCCTCCATCGACCCGCTCTGGGGCGAGGGCATCCACAAGGGCATGAAGTCCGCGCGCGCCGCCGCCGTCACCGCCGACCGCTGTCTCACCGGGGGGACGGACACGTCCGCCGAGGAGATGGCGATCTACGACGAGCTCTGGCATCGCGACGTCGCGCCGGACGCGGGCGTCCGCCTCCTCATGACGCACCTGCTCTACTACGCGCCGAACGAGCGCTACGATCGGCTCATGCGCGACATCAACACGATGGACCTCGACACGCTCGCGAACGTGAACAACGGGAGCCCGCGCGCCATCGCGAAGCTCCTTCACCGCGAGGACCTCTCGCTCCTCCGGGACTTCGTGCGCGACGACACGGAAATCGTGAAGGTCGGCCTGAAAGACGTCATCCCCTTCCTCTAGCGCGTCGCTTTTTGCGCGAGCGCGCCTCCGCTCGCGTGTGAACTACGAGGAGCCGCTGTTCTTCACGGTGATGCAGTACGCGGAGGCGGCGGAGCGCGACGTCGTCGACATGGTCTCGGGGAACCCGGACTGGGGCGCGCCCGACGGCGTCGGCGAGGGCCTCCACGACTACGCGGAGACGGGCGGCGAGGCGTTCCAGTACCCGCCGAGCGACGGCCTCCGGGAGCTCCGCGAGCGCATCGCGACGCGGCGCGGCGTCGACACCGAGCGCGTCGTCGTGACGAACGGCGGCGCGATGGCGAACACGCTCGGGATGGCGCGCGCGCTCGAACGCAGGTCGGGCGACGAGGTGCTCCTGACGGACCCCGTCTACCCTTACTACCCGGGGAAGGCAGAGATGCTCGACGGGACGACGCGCTTCGTCCCCGTGGACGAGGAGGGCGCGCTCGATCCAGCGGACGTCCGCGCGGCGGCGAGCGACGAGACCGCGTGCATCGTCGTGAACACGCCGAACAACCCGACCGGCCGCGTCTATCGGGAGGAGACGCTGCGCGAACTCGCCGCGGTCGCCGAGGCGCACGACGCGCTCCTCGTCAGCGACGAGGTGTACGACCACTTCGACTTCACCGGCGAGTTCACGTCGGCGCTCGCCATCGACTCCGAGCACGTCGTCGTCACCAACTCCTTCTCGAAGACGTACGCCATCACGGGCTTTCGCGTCGGCTACGCGATCCTCCCGAAGCGCGACGCGCCGGCGGCGCGCACCCGGAACATGCTGACGAACGTCGCGACGAGTCGCCCCGCGCAGGCCGCCGTCCTGCACGCCTTGAAGACGACGGACGCCGACTACCACGAGGCGAACCGCGAGCGCCTCCGCGAGCGCGTCGACTCCTTTACGGCCGCCCTCGACGAGGCCGGCGCGGAGTACTCGACGCCCGAGGGCGCCTTCTACGTGCTCGCGAAGTTCCCCGACTACCCGGGGACGATGGCGAACGTGAAACGCCTCGTCGACGAGGCCGGCGTCGCGGGGATGCCCGGCGAGGCGTTCGGCGACGCCCGCAGCGAGTGGCTCCGCTTCGCGCTCGTCACACCGCGCGTCGACGCCGCCGCCGAGCGCCTCGCCGAGTTCTTCTAAACGACCTTTTGCTGCAGGCGCTTCGCGCCTTGGCAAAAGCTCGACCACTGTAGGAAGCAACGCTTCCTACCGTTCAGTCAGAACGCTCCGCGTTCTGACGACAAAAGCCGTCGTCACCCCCTTCGGGGGTTCCTCGGCCTCGCCTTCGGCGAGTCAATCGGCGACCTTCCGGGCTCTCCGAGCCGCTCGGTCGCCGAACGCTTGCACCATGGATTGTTCAGCACAGCCACTGTATCGAACGTCTGCGCTGCGGTCTGCGGTCCGGCGTGCTCGCGCGAAGCGCGAGTTTCATCGGTCGCCTTCGGCGACCGGCCTTTTTCTCCCGTGTTTTTGCGAGGAGTGGTTCCCGCAGGGCCGGCGGCCCGAGGAAACCCGACGAGGAAAAAGACGGTGGACCTACCCCGGAGGAACCCCCTCTGTCACCTATGAGCGAACTCGAAGTCGAGGCGGTCGAGGACGTCGAGGCGGCGGGCGTCGCACCGGACACGGCGGAGTACGTCCTCTACGGCGGGAAGGGCGGCGTCGGGAAGACGACGATGGCGGCGGCGACGGGACTGGCGAGCGCCCACGAGGGGACGCCGACGCTCGTCGTCTCGACGGACCCCGCGCACAGCCTCTCCGATACGTACGAGACGGACGTGCCGAGCCAGCCCGGGCGGCTCCGCGAGGACGTCCCGCTCTGGGGCGTCGAGATCGACCCGGACGAGGCGATGGAGCGCGCGAGCGCGCTCGGGTTCGGTGGCGAGGACGGCGCGGCGGGCGGACCGATGGGCGGCCTCGGCGAGCTTATGGGTGGAGACGAGGGCGCGGCGAACCCGTTCGGTGGGCCGATGCCGGGCGCGGACGAGGCGGCGGCGATGCAGCTCCTCATCGAGTACCTCGACGACGAGCGCTTCGAGCGCGTCGTCGTCGACACCGCGCCGACGGGGCACACGCTCCGCCTCCTCGAACTCCCGGAGCTCATGGACTCGATGATGGGGCGGATGCTGCAGTTCCGCGAGAAGATGAGCGGGATGATGGGCTCGCTCACTGGGATGTTCGGCGGCGACGACGAAGCGGACGCGATGGGGGCGGACGGCATGGAGGAGGTCCGCGAGCGCGTGGAGCGCCTGCGCGCGGTGCTCACCGACCCCGCGCGGACGGACTTCCGCATCGTCACGGTGCCCGAGGAGATGAGCGTCATGGAGGCCAAGCGCCTTCGCGCGCGCCTCGAGGAGTTCGGGATTCCCGTGAGCACCGTCGTCGTGAACAAGGTGATGGAGCCGCTCGTCGACGTCGTGCCCGACATCCCCGACGAGACGTTCGTCTCGCCGAACCTCGACGCGTGCGAGTTCTGCCAGCGCCGCTGGGACGTCCAGCAGGACGCGCTCGCGGAGGCCCAAGAGCTCTTTCGCGGCCACGACGTGAAGCGCGTCCCCCTGCTCGCCGAGGAGGTGCGCGGCGAGAGCGCGCTGCGCGTCGTCGGCGCGTGTCTGAGCTGAGCGCGCCGGACTGGCCCGGGGACGCGGCGGCGGGCGCACGCCGGCGTGGGACACCGCTTTACGTGGCCGAGCGATAGGGGGCAGCCGTGATAACGCTCCTCGCCGCTGTCGGCATCCTCGTCGCGGTCTTCGTCGGGTTCAACATCGGCGGTTCCTCGACGGGCGTCGCGTTCGGGCCGTCCGTCGGCAGCCGCCTCGTTCGCAAACCGACCGCGGCGGCGCTGTTCACGGTGTTCGCGCTCGTGGGCGCGTGGACGGTGGGGCGGACCGTCATCGAGACGATGAGCGGCGGCATCGTGCCGGCCGTGCAGTTCACGCCCGTCGCGAGCGTCGGCGTCCTCTTCTTCACCGGCGCGTCGCTGCTCGTCTCGAACCTCTACGGCGTCCCCGCCTCCACGTCGATGACGGCGGTCGGCGCCATCGTCGGTCTCGGCCTCGCCACGGGAACGCTCAACGAGGCGCTGATGTTCACCATCGTCTCGGCGTGGATCGTCGCGCCGCTCGTGGCGTTCGCCGTCGGCGCGCTCGTCGGCCGCTACCTCTACCCCCACCTCGACCGGCGCATCGCCTTCACCCGCTTCGACTCGCACCTGATACGCGTCGAGCGGACGGGGGGCGTCCCCCGACTGCGGTTCAACGACGACGCGTCGCTGCGCGACATCGGCGGGTCGCTCGCCGTCGTGGCCATCGCGTGCTACATGGCGTTCTCGGCGGGCGCCTCGAACGCCGCGAACGCCGTCGCGCCGCTCGTCGCCGCGGGCGGTCCGCTGACCGTCGACCAAGGCGTGCTCCTCGCGGTCTTCGCGTTCAGTCTCGGCGGGTTCACCATCGCGCGCCGGACGCTCGAGACGGTCGGCGACGACATCACCGAACTCCCGATACTGGCGGCGCTCGTCGTCTCCGTCGTCGGCGCGACCATCATCACCGGGCTGTCGGCGCTGGGCATCCCGGCGAGTCTGGCGGTGAGCACCACCTGCTGCATCATCGGCCTCGGGTGGGGTCGCGCGAGTCGGGCGGCGACCGTCGCCGAGCTCGCGGCGCCCACGCCCCGAGGCGAGCCCGACATCGAGATAACGACCGGCGCGCTCGCCGCCTCGCGCGACGCGGACGTCCCGACGAGCGCGACGGTCGGCGACATCGCGAGCGGCGAGGCGACGGTGGAGCCGCCCGCCGAGTCGGTGCCCGACGTCCCGGACATCGGAGAGGCGGACCCCGCGGAGCTGGACCGCGACGGGCTCTTCGATCCGAACGCGGCCAAGCGAATCGTGTTCCTGTGGGTTCTCACGCCGACGCTCGCCGTCCTCGGTTCCTACCCGCTGTTCCGCTTCGTGCTCTGAGAGTCATCGACGACGAGCACGCGGAGGTCGTTCACGTTCGTCCCGGTCGCGCCCGTCTCCACGAGCGCGCCGCGCGCGTCGAGGGCGGGGAGCGCGTCGTTCACGCGGAGCGCGCGGCGCGCCTCGCGGCGGTCGGTGACCGTCCCCGAGTCGACGACGGCGCCCGCGGCGTGTGTCGCGCCGTCGATGCCGTCCGTGTCGACGGCGCAGAGCGCGCTCCCCGGCGGGAGTTCGAGCGCGGCCGAGAGCGCGAACTCGAGGTTCGGGCCGCCCTCGCCGTCGCCGCGAACGGTAACGGTGCACTCGCCGCCGGAGAGGACGACGCAGGGCGGACTGAGAGGGGCGCCGCTCGCGATGGCCTCCTCGGCGACGGCGGCGTGCGTCTTCGCGGCCTCGCGGGCCTCCCCGCGCACGCTCGTGGAGAGCACGAGGGCGTCGTAGCCGGCGTCCTCGGCGACGGCGGCGGCGGCGTCGACGGCGGTGCGGTTGTCCGCGAGGAGGTGCGTCGAGACCGAGTCGAAGGCGGCAGCACCCGCCGTCGGCGTCTCCGCGTGCTCGCCGGCGGCGCCGCGTTCGAGGTGGGTGCGGACGGCGTCCGGGACGTCGAGCGCGTACGCCTCGATGACGTCGAGCGCGTCCGCGTACGTCGTCGGGTCGGGGACGGTGGGGCCGCTCCCGATGACCGACGGGTCGTTGCCGACGACGTCGCTGAAGAGGAGGGTGACGACGCGCGCTGGCGCG encodes:
- a CDS encoding 2-oxoacid:ferredoxin oxidoreductase subunit beta; translated protein: MSSDVRFTDFKSDKQPTWCPGCGDFGTMNGIMKGLAETGNSPDDTFVVAGIGCSGKIGTYLRSYALHGVHGRALPVGTGVKIANPDIEVVVAGGDGDGYSIGAGHFIHAVRRNIDITYVVMDNRIYGLTKGQASPTSREDFETATTPEGPKQPPVNPLALALSAGGSFIAQSFSSNALRHQEIVQKAIEHDGFSLVNTFSPCVTFNDVDTYDYFRDSIVDLDETEHDPTDRDAAKEKILDSEKEYIGVLWEDEDAVDYNTAHGVEGNMADIDESGAPEGATDLVREFY
- a CDS encoding digeranylgeranylglycerophospholipid reductase, translated to MTDHFDVVIAGAGPAGAQCARDLAERDYDVLVLETENEDDFPRQSNKSTAGTFPSMMGAFGVPDDVVMNFTDSVVIESPNDHFAQTQPGAVLEFGDFKRFLVRDGREAGAEYRFDSRATAPITENGSVVGVRYNGDEEVRADVVVDATGPAAPLAKQLGVVDLERENQAIGIEWEMEGVEVDHPDYADLTDAMMLRLDHDLAPGGYSWIFHTGGDTAKVGLCYIQNEKYHSNKEGLSIDGFLEKWLDNDPRFADAEKIAGKQHRGSAHIQPPGSLSTDGFMAIGDTVPSIDPLWGEGIHKGMKSARAAAVTADRCLTGGTDTSAEEMAIYDELWHRDVAPDAGVRLLMTHLLYYAPNERYDRLMRDINTMDLDTLANVNNGSPRAIAKLLHREDLSLLRDFVRDDTEIVKVGLKDVIPFL
- a CDS encoding pyridoxal phosphate-dependent aminotransferase, with the protein product MNYEEPLFFTVMQYAEAAERDVVDMVSGNPDWGAPDGVGEGLHDYAETGGEAFQYPPSDGLRELRERIATRRGVDTERVVVTNGGAMANTLGMARALERRSGDEVLLTDPVYPYYPGKAEMLDGTTRFVPVDEEGALDPADVRAAASDETACIVVNTPNNPTGRVYREETLRELAAVAEAHDALLVSDEVYDHFDFTGEFTSALAIDSEHVVVTNSFSKTYAITGFRVGYAILPKRDAPAARTRNMLTNVATSRPAQAAVLHALKTTDADYHEANRERLRERVDSFTAALDEAGAEYSTPEGAFYVLAKFPDYPGTMANVKRLVDEAGVAGMPGEAFGDARSEWLRFALVTPRVDAAAERLAEFF
- a CDS encoding ArsA family ATPase; protein product: MSELEVEAVEDVEAAGVAPDTAEYVLYGGKGGVGKTTMAAATGLASAHEGTPTLVVSTDPAHSLSDTYETDVPSQPGRLREDVPLWGVEIDPDEAMERASALGFGGEDGAAGGPMGGLGELMGGDEGAANPFGGPMPGADEAAAMQLLIEYLDDERFERVVVDTAPTGHTLRLLELPELMDSMMGRMLQFREKMSGMMGSLTGMFGGDDEADAMGADGMEEVRERVERLRAVLTDPARTDFRIVTVPEEMSVMEAKRLRARLEEFGIPVSTVVVNKVMEPLVDVVPDIPDETFVSPNLDACEFCQRRWDVQQDALAEAQELFRGHDVKRVPLLAEEVRGESALRVVGACLS
- a CDS encoding inorganic phosphate transporter, which codes for MITLLAAVGILVAVFVGFNIGGSSTGVAFGPSVGSRLVRKPTAAALFTVFALVGAWTVGRTVIETMSGGIVPAVQFTPVASVGVLFFTGASLLVSNLYGVPASTSMTAVGAIVGLGLATGTLNEALMFTIVSAWIVAPLVAFAVGALVGRYLYPHLDRRIAFTRFDSHLIRVERTGGVPRLRFNDDASLRDIGGSLAVVAIACYMAFSAGASNAANAVAPLVAAGGPLTVDQGVLLAVFAFSLGGFTIARRTLETVGDDITELPILAALVVSVVGATIITGLSALGIPASLAVSTTCCIIGLGWGRASRAATVAELAAPTPRGEPDIEITTGALAASRDADVPTSATVGDIASGEATVEPPAESVPDVPDIGEADPAELDRDGLFDPNAAKRIVFLWVLTPTLAVLGSYPLFRFVL
- a CDS encoding glycerate kinase type-2 family protein; amino-acid sequence: MTSGTSDDADAARDRRALARECATAGIDAAHPESVIRDAVSLAGETLRIGDATFDLTDYESVVVLGGGNAASQVAAALEGVLGERLDGGIVVTDDPAETERVAVVRGDHPTPSERGVDATRRLLDEADGLDDSTLVLAAITGGASALLAAPAGDLTLADLRATTDALLASGATIDELNAVRKHLSELKGGRLAARLAPARVVTLLFSDVVGNDPSVIGSGPTVPDPTTYADALDVIEAYALDVPDAVRTHLERGAAGEHAETPTAGAAAFDSVSTHLLADNRTAVDAAAAVAEDAGYDALVLSTSVRGEAREAAKTHAAVAEEAIASGAPLSPPCVVLSGGECTVTVRGDGEGGPNLEFALSAALELPPGSALCAVDTDGIDGATHAAGAVVDSGTVTDRREARRALRVNDALPALDARGALVETGATGTNVNDLRVLVVDDSQSTKRNSG